A DNA window from Purpureocillium takamizusanense chromosome 9, complete sequence contains the following coding sequences:
- the GAS1 gene encoding 1,3-beta-glucanosyltransferase gas1 (COG:S~EggNog:ENOG503P1P9~SECRETED:SignalP(1-22~SECRETED:cutsite=GHA-AI~SECRETED:prob=0.5226)): MSLKVILATSALLAAQLVSGHAAIIKAVGDAGGSGMAIGVDPNTPRDGTRRRPFQADSTRFRGASAKTVGETIGAGANDAESGTAAVMQMTGDSLPQISPGGQLQMTVHQVNADGAGPFKCMINADGTAQSWENIQVTTNVAGNERGRNRDGNASDHPLVAAIPAGQTCTGSVAGQDNVCMVRCQNPARAGPFGGVIPVQMAGAAGGAGNGNTPPAGNTGKNGKNGNAGNAGNAGNAGNAGNAGGNGAGRAGRQGGGNKNNNNNNNAARAVEFTA; the protein is encoded by the coding sequence ATGTCTCTCAAGGTCATCCTCGCCacctcggcgctgctcgccgcgcagctcgtgtcgggccacgccgccatcatcaaggccgtcggcgacgccggcggctctGGCATGGCCATTGGCGTCGACCCCAACACCCCCCGCGAcggcacgcgccgccgccccttccAGGCCGACTCGACGCGCTTccgcggcgcgtcggccaAGACGGTGGGCGAGaccatcggcgccggcgccaacgacgccgagtcgggcaccgccgccgtcatgcaGATGACGGGCGACAGCCTGCCCCAGATCTCGcccggcggccagctccagATGACGGTCCACCAGgtcaacgccgacggcgctggccccTTCAAGTGCATGatcaacgccgacggcaccgccCAGTCCTGGGAGAACATCCAGGTCACCACAAACGTCGCCGGCAACGAGCGTGGCCGCAACCGTGATGGCAACGCCTCGGACcaccccctcgtcgccgcgatcCCCGCCGGCCAGACGTGTACcggctccgtcgccggccaggacAATGTCTGCATGGTCCGGTGCCAGAACCCTGCCCGCGCTGGTCCCTTTGGTGGTGTCATCCCCGTCCAGatggctggtgctgccggcggcgctggcaatGGCAACACCCCTCCGGCTGGCAACACTGGCAAGAACGGCAAGAACGGCAACGCTGGCAACGCCGGCAACGCCGGAAACGCCGGAAACGCTGGAAACGCTGGAGGCAACGGCGCTGGCCGTGCTGGTCGCCAGGGTGGCGgcaacaagaacaacaacaacaacaacaacgccgcccgcgctgtCGAGTTCACCGCCTAA
- a CDS encoding uncharacterized protein (COG:T~EggNog:ENOG503Q4P6): MADPRPEPSEGVSEERTEPFSQSEIDARYNRIRVEEPGGPLDSEVVPLDVLQVEDCHHRQGIRILVRPLTPLPNTRSVSPGSDNCQWLALRAEVASSEQPEHKVLAVTQTSKDIKFSVRIPRESLDESSRPPLWCELYYDPASDGVVFFNRSDVPITLSRISQTPLASPPSNESYVVNPTLAKTLTPGTWRMKTRDIAVLDFRVLEKRPVTLYQPPPTVPEDSASQSASLSLSNSSGKRSLTPDDDGKRVKRRISDAERVGDGVIMFLSPSAEPLVFPLPKGRETKQLSAATAHALLDAEQGDTILVPGVCEVDAYQLTKREPIASTALSAVYKATHSHVTDKIVTVKVLKTRTANANDKNLAHERNVIRQADMWLRECQSQEDLKHDSIVRYYGGDARFLSLYMEHVPAPDLASSTRWRNRSDEFVGGRDDAVRILRDIAGALNYVHGRRLVHNDIKPANILYSPERGAVLCDFGLSTLAANSPTTGGTPYYVPPEFIGKKLRGPPSDVWALGITMLYVMRKIPFPDSRARRHHPKPLYWQIGGINNPGLPYKQHGNGQPAVAQMRDWLTEIFEARERLSPRDRLERLIKDMLTPNPNQRITMAKVLQEMAAEQITDVR; this comes from the coding sequence ATGGCCGACCCCAGGCCCGAGCCCTCCGAAGGGGTTTCAGAGGAGAGGACGGAGCCCTTTTCACAGTCGGAGATTGATGCCCGATACAACCGCATCCGCGTCGAGGAGCCAGGCGGCCCCCTCGACAGCGAAGTCGTCCCGCTCGACGTCCTGCAGGTCGAGgactgccaccaccgccagggCATCCGCATCCTCGTGCGACCTCTTACTCCCCTGCCCAACACCCGTTCCGTCAGTCCCGGGAGCGACAATTGTCAGTGGCTCGCTCTCCGCGCCGAGGTCGCCTCGTCTGAGCAGCCCGAGCACAAGGTCCTGGCTGTGACTCAGACCTCCAAGGATATCAAATTTTCCGTCAGGATCCCCAGAGAGTCTCTGGACgagtcgtcgcgcccgcccctgTGGTGTGAGCTCTACTATGACCCGGCTAgtgacggcgtcgtcttcttcaacaGATCAGACGTCCCCATCACCCTGTCAAGGATATCCCAGACGCCGCTGGCCAGCCCACCCTCCAATGAGAGCTATGTCGTCAACCCGACTCTTGCGAAGACCCTCACGCCGGGGACGTGGAGGATGAAGACCAGAGACATTGCTGTCTTGGACTTTAGGGTCCTGGAAAAGCGCCCAGTCACGCTCTACCAACCTccgccgacggtgccggaAGACTCGGCTTCGCAAAGCGCCAGTCTCAGTCTGAGCAATTCCAGCGGCAAGAGGTCTCTCAccccagacgacgatggcaagAGGGTCAAGCGCCGCATCTCAGACGCCGAGAGGGTTGGCGACGGGGTCATCATGTTCCTCAGCCCTTCCGCCGAGCCACTCGTGTTCCCGCTGCCAAAGGGCCGCGAGACCAAGCAGCTGTCGGCCGCCACTGCCCACGCGTTATTGGACGCTGAACAGGGCGACACCATCCTCGTCCCCGGTGTATGTGAGGTCGACGCCTACCAGCTCACCAAGCGGGAACCCAttgcgtcgacggccttgtcaGCCGTATACAAGGCCACCCACTCGCACGTGACAGACAAAATTGTCACAGTCAAGGTTCTCAAGACGCGGACCGCCAATGCAAACGACAAGAATCTCGCCCACGAGCGAAACGTTATTCGCCAAGCCGACATGTGGCTGCGAGAGTGCCAGAGCCAGGAGGACCTGAAGCACGACTCCATCGTGCGCTACTATGGAGGAGACGCCCGGTTCCTGTCCCTATATATGGAGCacgtgccggcgccggatCTGGCATCTTCGACCCGTTGGAGGAACAGGTCGGACGAGTTCGTCGgtgggcgcgacgacgccgtgcgcATCCTGCGCGACATTGCTGGCGCCCTCAACTACGTGCACGGACGGAGGCTGGTCCACAACGACATCAAGCCCGCCAACATTCTGTACTCGCCCGAGcgcggtgctgtgctgtgcgaTTTTGGTCtgtcgacgctggcggctAACTCGCCGACAACTGGCGGCACGCCATACTATGTCCCGCCCGAGTTTATCGGAAAGAAGCTCCGCGGCCCTCCATCGGACGTCTGGGCGTTGGGCATCACGATGCTCTACGTGATGCGCAAGATACCCTTCCCGGACagccgggcgaggcggcatcACCCCAAGCCGCTGTACTGGCAGATTGGCGGCATCAACAACCCCGGCTTACCATATAAGCAGCATGGAAACGGTCAGCCGGCGGTTGCGCAGATGCGCGACTGGCTGACGGAGATATtcgaggcgcgcgagaggTTGAGCCCGCGCGATCGGCTGGAGCGCCTGATCAAGGACATGCTGACACCGAACCCCAATCAACGCAtcaccatggccaaggtGCTACAGGAAATGGCCGCAGAACAAATCACGGACGTGCGATGA
- a CDS encoding uncharacterized protein (COG:S~TransMembrane:1 (i25-43o)~EggNog:ENOG503P0VK~MEROPS:MER0000441), which yields MEKEPLVEHPADPPAPGPPRPRRRISKLLVGAGLAILVLLATVDSKLPFRPHLCRGRHGKDSPFGRFPRSGDPFHFIPCTDRTIPPALEDPNPLRSWARLFDPDPAHWNWGNASAADHEGGHGHLRSPFSGRGIYLCGYLDVPLDYTNKSDERIARLAVTKFQVSGLAPHRRHRRGRHGDDNKAGKKSERTLVIEPGGPGGSGTSMAWRASEGITKRLSDGQYDVLGWDPRGVNTSLPAISCFPFDADRDHWALRSGQYRETSPSPRAQLEFVDAMSDSVFNACYKQHGDIPRFMTTAIVARDLEEIRKALAEDELTGYLVSYGTGIGQTYANMFPNSVGRMILDGTEYVRDHRLVGGFGWTALDNGTNAWHDGFLGECVNAGPQHCALAKQLSSEPVTLKSLENRMHTLVSSLIERPLPGYTEFSGPSLITYSALVGALYGSMYNAESWPALAQMLFELEAGNTTMAAAMLERVAWGYDPTLPSPPNKRPSSEELGTLVICADSYDAKEPEGGMDWWENLWKNMTERSWIAGNSRFSNVFPCRHFTKYWPEPAEVYRGDLNHTLKHPVLLIAETYDPATPLRNGRRLLKEMGANARLIAHHGYGHSSRDKSNCTDSIAKRFILEGVVPDEQETACYANEKPYLYGVKKGDASATGRKTQSAMEIWDEHLAELALLSPALLPKRM from the coding sequence ATGGAAAAGGAGCCCCTCGTAGAACACCCGGCTGacccgcccgcgccagggccgcccCGTCCCCGGAGACGCATCTccaagctcctcgtcggcgcgggcttgGCCATTCTCGTGCTGCTCGCCACCGTCGACTCCAAGCTCCCCTTTCGGCCTCACctctgccgcggccgccacggaaAGGACTCGCCTTTCGGCAGGTTTCCCCGATCCGGCGACCCATTCCACTTCATCCCCTGTACCGACAGAACCATACCGCCAGCCCTCGAGGACCCCAACCCTCTGCGCAGCTGGGCCAGGCTGTTCGATCCGGACCCCGCCCACTGGAACTGGGGCAatgcctcggccgccgaccacgagggaggccatggccatctcCGTAGCCCCTTCTCAGGCCGCGGAATCTACCTCTGCGGCTATCTCGACGTCCCGCTTGACTACACCAACAAGTCCGATGAGCGCatcgcccgtctcgccgtcaCCAAGTTCCAAGTGTCTGGCCTGGCTCcccaccgtcgccatcgccgtggccggcatggcgacgacaacaaggCTGGCAAGAAGAGTGAGCGAACCCTGGTCATCGAGCCAGGCGgtcccggcggcagcggcacgtcCATGGCCTGGAGGGCGTCCGAGGGCATCACCAAGCGCCTGAGCGACGGCCAGTACGACGTTTTGGGCTGGGACCCTCGTGGCGTCAACACCTCCTTGCCTGCCATCTCCTGTTTTCCCTTTGATGCCGACCGCGATCACTGGGCTCTGCGCTCCGGCCAGTACCGCGAGACCTCGCCGTCCCCTCGCGCGCAGCTCGAGTTTGTGGATGCCATGAGCGACTCCGTCTTCAACGCCTGCTACAAGCAGCACGGCGACATTCCGCGGTTCATGACTACCGCCATCGTGGCGCGCGACCTGGAGGAAATTCGCAAGGcactcgccgaggacgagctgacGGGCTATCTCGTCAGTTACGGCACGGGCATCGGGCAAACGTACGCCAACATGTTCCCCAACAGTGTCGGCAGGATGATTCTCGATGGGACAGAGTACGTGAGAGACCACCGCCTGGTCGGCGGATTCGGATGGACCGCGTTGGATAATGGAACAAATGCCTGGCACGATGGCTTCCTCGGCGAGTGCGTCAATGCTGGTCCCCAGCACTGTGCTCTTGCCAAGCAGCTTAGCTCGGAGCCTGTTACTCTCAAATCCCTGGAGAACCGCATGCACACCCTCGTCAGCTCCCTCATTGAACGCCCTCTGCCCGGATATACCGAGTTTAGCGGGCCGTCTCTCATCACCTACTCGGCTCTCGTGGGTGCTCTGTACGGCTCCATGTACAACGCTGAGAGCtggccggcgctggcgcaaaTGCTCTTCGAACTCGAGGCGGGCAACAcaaccatggccgcggccatgctcgagcgcgtcgcaTGGGGATACGACCCCACGCTGCCGTCACCTCCGAACAAGCGTCCGAGTTCTGAGGAGCTCGGCACACTGGTGATTTGCGCCGACTCGTATGACGCCAAGGAGCCGGAGGGCGGCATGGACTGGTGGGAGAACCTGTGGAAGAACATGACGGAGCGCTCGTGGATCGCCGGCAACTCTCGCTTCTCCAACGTGTTTCCTTGCCGCCACTTCACAAAGTACTGGCCAGAGCCGGCGGAGGTGTACCGGGGCGACTTGAACCACACACTCAAGCACCCCGTTCTCCTCATCGCTGAGACGTACGACCCCGCCACGCCACTGCGCAACGGAAGAAGGCTCTTGAAGGAAATGGGCGCCAACGCCAGGCTCATTGCCCACCATGGTTACGGGCACTCGTCGCGAGACAAGTCCAACTGCACCGACTCCATTGCCAAGAGATTCATCCTCGAGGGTGTCGTGCCCGATGAGCAGGAGACGGCGTGCTATGCGAATGAGAAGCCGTACCTGTACGGCGTCAAGAAGGGAgacgcgtcggcgacggggcgcAAGACGCAGAGCGCCATGGAGATTTGGGACGAACACTTGGCGGAGCTTGCACTGCTCAGCCCTGCACTGCTCCCCAAGCGGATGTAG
- a CDS encoding uncharacterized protein (EggNog:ENOG503P3NC): MDDMDWAWPFWKFGMKKDDLYTTLHDRYNTFTSTIQDPEAFHHDVFEISHDADTAEQFHGLLAARRQQRLRELNESLEALAVEIIANPKLIGTEQWQHALQLFRTRSYDSIVRYFASYLPEDHLDHLSTSSYSSFSEADSVRTVSTKASSTEDAPCSPFAHDEFFPDGPIMTVEPCTIDHESCPAGPLSPPESEAMHSDAASSPSDSITYSTNPPSRSMSFSGSESGLCPELLRRRFEHRGDDETSQSDSCDTTVTSVCDSAETRSSCDCADDVCEDEDEFPTAQFPDDHFDCLDTPTLNAVNDTLESDTPTPRQECVASSYLEFKSVAARRLPSPHRRSPSPKSHVTHREAGKLAREVRRSPEEASSKIQKPLHEALRKRPKGRRRVD; encoded by the coding sequence ATGGACGACATGGACTGGGCCTGGCCCTTCTGGAAGTTTGGCATGAAGAAGGACGACCTCTACACGACACTCCACGACCGCTACAACACTTTTACCTCCACCATCCAAGACCCCGAAGCCTTTCACCACGACGTTTTCGAAATCTCCCACGATGCCGACACTGCTGAGCAGTTCCACGGCCTCTTAGCggcccgacggcagcagcgtctccGTGAGCTCAATGAGTCTctggaggcgctcgccgtcgagatcATCGCCAACCCGAAGCTGATCGGCACTGAGCAGTGGCAGCACGCCCTGCAGCTCTTCCGCACCCGCTCCTACGACTCCATCGTCAGGTACTTTGCTAGCTACCTGCCTGAAGACCACCTCGATCATctgtcgacgtcgtcctactcctccttctccgaAGCCGACAGCGTGCGAACTGTCAGCACCAAAGCAAGCAGCACCGAGGATGCTCCTTGTTCTCCTTTTGCCCACGACGAGTTCTTCCCCGACGGTCCCATCATGACTGTCGAGCCGTGTACCATCGATCACGAGTCCTGTCCTGCGGGTCCGCTCTCGCCTCCGGAGTCGGAGGCGATGCACTCGgacgcggcctcgtcgccttctgATTCCATCACCTACTCCACGAACCCGCCATCCCGCTCCATGTCGTTTTCAGGCTCGGAGTCGGGGCTCTGCCCTGAACTCCTTCGACGCCGATTCGAGCAtcgcggcgatgatgaaaCGTCCCAATCCGATAGCTGCGACACGACTGTCACGTCGGTCTGCGACTCCGCGGAGACCAGATCTTCGTGCGACTGCGCCGATGACGTctgcgaggacgaggacgagttcCCCACTGCCCAGTTTCCCGACGACCACTTTGACTGCCTCGACACTCCAACCCTGAACGCCGTCAATGATACCCTAGAATCCGATACCCCGACGCCAAGGCAGGAATGTGTTGCATCCTCGTACTTGGAGTTCAAGTCTGTGGCCGCCAGAAGGTTACCCTCACCACATCGACGCTCGCCCTCACCGAAATCGCACGTGACACACCGAGAAGCCGGGAAACTGGCGCGGGAGGTACGGCGCAGTCCGGAGGAGGCGTCGAGCAAGATACAGAAGCCTTTGCACGAGGCACTGCGGAAGAGACCCAAGGGCAGAAGACGGGTTGACTAG
- a CDS encoding uncharacterized protein (SECRETED:SignalP(1-17~SECRETED:cutsite=AVA-HF~SECRETED:prob=0.5871)~EggNog:ENOG503P690) has protein sequence MLSTALLALAAVHGAVAHFGLSYPSWRADTLAHEDTSNYSQWTYPCAGVPYGKGNSTDWPLGGGSLKLELHHPWTYVFVNLAVGANSTNFNVSLTPQFWNTTGKGTLCVPKVALPVGIDVADGTKGSIQVVTIGQSGSALYNCADIRFSKDAKELDGCSAGNITVAAVKEQKNGTVANGTDGAGANSTAGNGGGKGSGAGAVGVNAVALGTVAGLASLFALGMGL, from the exons ATGCTCTCCacggccctcctcgccctcgcggccgtccacggcgccgtcgcccacttCGGCCTCTCCTACCCGTCCTGGCGCGCCGACACGCTCGCCCACGAGGACACCTCCAACTACAGCCAGTGGACGTATCCCT GCGCTGGCGTCCCCTACGGCAAGGGCAACTCCACCGACTggcccctcggcggcggctccctcAAGCTCGAGCTGCACCACCCCTGGACCTACGTCTTCGtcaacctcgccgtcggcgcaaACTCGACAAACTTCAACGTCTCCCTCACCCCGCAGTTCTGGAACACCACCGGCAAGGGCACCCTCTGCGTCCCCAAGGTCGCCCTCcccgtcggcatcgacgtcgccgacggcacgaAGGGCAGCATCCAGGTCGTCACCATCGGCcagagcggcagcgccctcTACAACTGCGCCGACATCCGCTTCTCCAAGGACGCaaaggagctcgacggctGCTCCGCCGGCaacatcaccgtcgccgccgtcaaggagcagAAGAATGGCAccgtcgccaacggcaccgATGGGGCTGGTGCCAACTCGACCGCTGggaatggcggcggcaagggctccggcgctggtgccgtTGGCGTCAATGCCGTCGCCCTGGGCACCGTTGCCGGCCTGGCCTCCCTATTTGCCCTTGGAATGGGTCTCTAG
- a CDS encoding Iota-carrageenase (EggNog:ENOG50COG5434~COG:M) yields MDASNGVCTIKPNWFDATQYGYVASETGTHATSIQAAIDSAAAAKGGTVFLPAGEYTLNEPLRIQSPGIAIVGAHRATSVTLSDTGSILVTASDTVIEGLEIVHDQPDPSVTSPWEPKPYQPAILVDGATRATLRNIVFVNATSAIDARNPRGLIISGIRGQPLQSGIRIESSDSAFDVSVRDVVFEPSWSKDRRVLAYQASNAVAFSSINNNLTKAAFEGVSASNYAVGFAMGGDGPPSSITRQSLSNARALFCGIGLAVGSNQVRLAVQDFIFLGLPGDQSVNGVLVGGSNITLHVIGFRCDTTGQAAISVDGPSPQLATFRNVFIKDWNQQANAALGLPAKKRLHPLKLPPQLDSIGIKVSGNDLAEEVTSAIYAGWGAYVEISGDKTFTQTPPANWPIKGGNVDKINIVPF; encoded by the coding sequence ATGGACGCCAGCAACGGAGTCTGCACCATCAAGCCCAACTGGTTCGACGCGACGCAGTACGGCTACGTCGCCAGCGAGACCGGCACCCACGCGACGAGCATTCAGGCAGCCATCGAcagcgcggccgcagccAAGGGCGGCACCGTCTTCCTTCCCGCGGGGGAGTATACACTCAACGAACCGCTGCGCATCCAGTCCCCCGGTatcgccatcgtcggtgCCCACAGAGCCACCTCGGTCACTCTCAGCGACACCGGGTCCATCCTCGTCACGGCTTCGGACACCGTCATAGAAGGCCTGGAGATTGTACACGACCAGCCCGACCCTAGCGTCACGAGCCCCTGGGAGCCGAAGCCGTACCAGCctgccatcctcgtcgacggcgcgacgCGCGCCACGCTGAGGAACATTGTCTTCGTCAACGCCACGTCCGCCATAGATGCGCGAAACCCGCGCGGACTGATCATCTCGGGGATCAGGGGCCAGCCCCTCCAGAGCGGCATCCGGATCGAGTCCTCCGACAGCGCCTTCGACGTGTCCGTCCGAGACGTCGTCTTCGAGCCGTCGTGGAGTAAGGACCGACGCGTCCTCGCCTACCAGGCCTCCAATGCTGTCGCCTTCTCCAGCATCAACAATAACCTCACCAAGGCCGCGTTCGAGGGCGTGTCCGCCAGCAACTACGCCGTGGGGttcgccatgggcggcgacggaccgccctcgtccatcaCGCGGCAGTCCCTGTCCAACGCACGAGCGCTGTTCTGCGGAATCGGCCTCGCGGTCGGGAGCAACCAGGTGCGCTTGGCGGTGCAAGACTTTATCTTTCTAGGCCTGCCGGGGGACCAGTCCGTCAACGGCGTCCTGGTAGGCGGCTCCAACATCACCCTCCACGTCATCGGGTTCCGTTGCGATACCACCGGACAGGCCGCCAtctccgtcgacggcccgtcgccgcagctAGCCACGTTCAGGAACGTCTTCATCAAAGACTGGAACCAGCAGGCCAACGCAGccctcggcctgcccgcGAAAAAGCGTCTTCATCCTTTGAAGCTGCCCCCGCAGTTGGACAGCATCGGTATCAAAGTTTCTGGGAATGATCTTGCTGAGGAAGTGACTTCGGCCATCTACGCGGGCTGGGGCGCATATGTTGAAATCAGCGGAGACAAGACCTTCACTCAGACGCCTCCGGCGAACTGGCCCATCAAAGGCGGTAATGTTGACAAGATTAACATAGTGCCTTTTTGA